The Pyrodictium delaneyi genome contains a region encoding:
- a CDS encoding radical SAM protein produces MSKEAEIRGFDPVKLADLIEQRVLQGTRRKYYRFRGSRFYGGSAVGDVVGCNLRCAFCWTGRPRDDLRIGFFVHPLEAYKRLESIAKAHGYRYVRLSGGEPTIGFKHLVKLLDHFESTSDRLFILETNGILIGARREYARTLARYNRLHVRISIKACSPELFTKLTGAMPRAFEYPLNAVKHLADYGLSFHVALFAAFGSEKCWAQLIEELVELAGPDIVENIEVEPLVLYSPAKRRLKLLGLKPRFYYEPK; encoded by the coding sequence ATGAGTAAAGAGGCGGAGATAAGGGGTTTTGACCCAGTTAAGCTAGCTGATCTAATAGAGCAGCGTGTCCTCCAAGGTACTCGTCGCAAGTACTATCGTTTCCGTGGGAGCCGCTTCTATGGCGGAAGCGCGGTGGGTGATGTAGTTGGATGTAATCTGCGCTGTGCATTTTGTTGGACAGGGAGACCACGCGATGATCTCAGGATAGGATTCTTTGTACACCCCCTGGAGGCCTATAAGAGACTTGAGAGCATAGCCAAGGCTCATGGTTATAGATATGTGAGGCTTTCAGGAGGCGAGCCAACTATAGGGTTCAAACATCTAGTAAAACTATTAGATCATTTTGAGTCTACTAGTGATAGGCTCTTCATACTAGAGACCAATGGTATACTTATTGGGGCCCGGCGCGAGTATGCTAGAACCCTAGCCAGGTATAATAGACTACATGTCCGTATTTCTATAAAAGCGTGTAGTCCAGAATTATTCACGAAACTGACGGGTGCTATGCCTAGAGCTTTCGAGTACCCCCTTAATGCCGTAAAACATCTAGCCGACTATGGCCTAAGCTTCCATGTAGCTTTGTTTGCGGCATTTGGTTCTGAGAAGTGTTGGGCACAGTTGATCGAGGAGCTAGTTGAGCTTGCAGGACCCGATATAGTTGAGAACATAGAAGTAGAGCCTCTGGTACTCTATTCACCTGCTAAGCGTAGACTAAAACTTCTAGGGTTAAAGCCTAGGTTCTACTATGAGCCAAAGTAG
- a CDS encoding MutS-related protein, with protein sequence MGRTQLRLRGIPGVGERVYEKLVGYFGSEEEALRALLQGQVASIAEALSSTRRAVRLVRLARGALAGYDPGEVIGSPDTAGLFEAVTKLFIESVVSEPGKDLVATLAPVPGRFEAEVEAVSRRMKRLVDATATARITWPRLYGNLSRITWPRKPRVKVNRVVVAPRDYAEKLRDKLGNRVEGLTIIEANSLDDVDVHSSAIILAYRVDVPDKPGVVGIDKLDMYTVAPELVIETLRQNKGVIEAFINIYEMNPGLLVSVAEALGKQPGIVDEIVALAREALEVLRRLELGEIDPEYKYASFVLKNLEPAVSDLEVWINEEAKRRLEERELRLSAAELLRLIQALEEGYFRIPDELVEIFEEVSIEAENRLAEMLGLKPEEREFIRGVVEPKPQFPIEVRREPIEKLRQHLEQKIGLSLYLFARKYAARLSQLVELLPSAAEILAWLDVAQAAHRFIVEKRGCIAEVSRSFSGVGFIEAVEANLLSAGVRVQRVSYVAGCTPYRPEGTQCERVILLTGANSGGKTTLLKTIGEIVLASQAGLPVPASRAWVGGFDKVYYISKPTGMLDAGGLEETLRKLAAIVEEAQRKRILLLVDELEAITEAHAAARIVAAIAASIARSKDSVAVIVSHLAEEVVEALPPAIRGQVRIDGIEAKGLDENYNLIVDRSPRYNYLARSTPELIVTKLLKKSKKSSERKFFETVLDLLSR encoded by the coding sequence ATGGGTAGGACGCAGCTCCGGCTGCGCGGCATACCAGGTGTAGGCGAGCGTGTCTACGAGAAACTTGTAGGCTACTTTGGCTCCGAGGAGGAGGCGCTAAGAGCACTGCTGCAGGGACAGGTAGCAAGCATAGCTGAAGCCTTGTCATCGACCCGTAGAGCTGTAAGGCTGGTGCGACTAGCTCGCGGAGCACTAGCAGGGTACGACCCCGGCGAGGTGATAGGCTCTCCGGACACAGCCGGGCTCTTTGAGGCTGTGACAAAGCTGTTTATCGAGAGTGTTGTATCGGAGCCGGGTAAAGACCTAGTTGCAACTTTGGCGCCAGTCCCTGGCCGCTTCGAGGCAGAAGTAGAGGCTGTGTCGCGCAGAATGAAGAGGCTAGTAGATGCAACAGCCACAGCCAGGATTACATGGCCCAGGCTGTACGGGAATCTTTCCCGTATAACGTGGCCACGGAAGCCGAGAGTCAAGGTAAACCGTGTAGTAGTAGCCCCAAGGGACTACGCCGAGAAGCTCCGGGACAAGCTTGGCAACAGGGTGGAGGGGCTCACAATCATAGAGGCTAACTCGCTAGACGATGTGGATGTGCATAGCTCAGCTATAATTCTAGCTTATAGAGTTGACGTGCCTGATAAACCAGGTGTAGTCGGGATAGACAAGCTAGACATGTACACTGTTGCCCCGGAGCTTGTAATCGAGACCCTTAGGCAGAACAAGGGAGTCATAGAAGCGTTTATAAACATCTATGAGATGAACCCTGGTCTGCTCGTAAGTGTTGCAGAGGCTTTGGGCAAGCAGCCAGGAATAGTGGACGAGATCGTGGCATTGGCCCGGGAAGCCCTAGAGGTGCTTAGACGCCTCGAGCTGGGCGAGATAGACCCAGAATACAAGTATGCCTCATTCGTCCTAAAGAACCTAGAACCTGCAGTGTCTGACCTCGAAGTCTGGATAAACGAGGAGGCTAAACGCCGCCTCGAGGAACGCGAGCTACGACTAAGCGCCGCAGAACTCCTGCGCCTAATACAAGCACTCGAGGAGGGCTACTTCCGTATCCCAGACGAGCTAGTCGAGATATTCGAAGAGGTGAGCATAGAAGCGGAGAACAGGCTTGCAGAAATGCTGGGACTAAAACCCGAGGAGCGAGAGTTCATAAGAGGAGTCGTAGAGCCCAAGCCGCAGTTCCCCATAGAAGTGCGCCGAGAACCTATTGAGAAGTTGCGCCAACACCTAGAGCAGAAGATTGGCCTCAGCCTCTACCTCTTCGCGAGAAAATATGCTGCCCGGCTTAGCCAGCTCGTTGAACTTCTACCATCGGCTGCCGAGATACTAGCTTGGCTCGATGTAGCACAAGCGGCCCACCGCTTCATAGTGGAGAAGCGTGGTTGCATAGCGGAGGTTAGCCGTAGCTTTAGCGGAGTAGGCTTCATAGAGGCTGTCGAGGCCAATCTTTTGTCAGCAGGTGTTAGGGTTCAGCGCGTAAGCTACGTGGCTGGATGTACCCCCTATAGGCCGGAAGGTACACAGTGTGAGAGAGTCATACTACTCACCGGCGCCAATAGTGGCGGCAAAACAACATTGTTGAAGACCATAGGCGAAATAGTGCTCGCAAGCCAGGCCGGGCTCCCGGTTCCAGCGTCCAGGGCCTGGGTAGGCGGCTTTGACAAGGTCTACTACATCTCTAAGCCGACTGGCATGCTGGACGCCGGAGGCCTAGAGGAGACGCTACGGAAGCTGGCAGCTATAGTGGAAGAGGCGCAGAGGAAGCGCATACTACTCCTAGTAGACGAGCTAGAGGCGATTACAGAAGCACATGCTGCTGCACGCATAGTAGCGGCGATAGCAGCATCTATAGCTAGGAGCAAGGACTCGGTGGCGGTTATAGTTAGTCACCTGGCCGAGGAAGTTGTCGAAGCGCTGCCTCCAGCTATCCGCGGGCAAGTAAGGATAGACGGTATAGAGGCCAAGGGGTTAGACGAGAACTACAACCTTATAGTGGACCGGAGCCCACGCTACAACTACCTTGCACGATCGACACCCGAGCTGATTGTAACCAAGCTGCTGAAAAAGTCCAAGAAGAGCAGTGAACGGAAATTCTTTGAGACGGTGTTAGATCTTCTCTCCCGCTAG
- the gyaR gene encoding glyoxylate reductase has protein sequence MKPRIFITRRLPGPCFEKFLEEFEAEVWPEWQHPPYEVLLEKAREVDGIVSLLSDKIDCQLLTEGAKHGLKIVAQYAVGYDNIDVDCATRNGIYVTNTPSVLTEATAELTWALILATARRIVEADAYVRSGEWYRSGTGWHPELLLGMELEGKTLGIIGFGRIGRAVARIGAKGFGMRILYYSRHRAPEDVEKELNAEYAPLDRLLRESDIVSIHVPLTPKTRYMIGERELRLMKPTAILVNTARGAVIDTNALVKALKEGWIAGAGLDVFEQEPLPPDHPLTKLPNVVLAPHIGSATRETRERMTCAVLENLLAFKRGEVPPNLVNPEVVEKRKPGFD, from the coding sequence ATGAAGCCACGCATATTCATTACTCGTAGGCTTCCCGGCCCCTGCTTTGAGAAGTTCCTAGAGGAGTTCGAAGCGGAAGTATGGCCAGAGTGGCAGCATCCACCCTACGAGGTCTTGCTCGAGAAGGCTAGAGAGGTTGATGGTATAGTTTCGTTACTGAGTGACAAGATAGATTGCCAGCTTCTAACCGAGGGCGCTAAACACGGTCTTAAGATAGTAGCACAGTACGCCGTCGGCTACGATAATATAGACGTCGATTGCGCTACCCGGAACGGCATATACGTTACCAACACACCCAGCGTACTGACAGAGGCTACCGCTGAGCTCACATGGGCTCTTATACTTGCCACCGCTAGGAGGATAGTCGAAGCAGACGCCTATGTTAGGAGTGGTGAGTGGTACCGTAGTGGTACAGGATGGCACCCGGAACTTCTCCTAGGCATGGAGCTGGAGGGTAAGACTCTCGGCATTATAGGGTTTGGCAGGATAGGGCGGGCAGTGGCACGTATAGGGGCTAAGGGCTTTGGTATGCGCATCCTCTACTATAGCAGACACCGAGCACCAGAGGATGTTGAAAAGGAACTAAATGCCGAGTATGCGCCACTAGACAGGTTACTACGCGAATCTGATATAGTTAGTATACACGTACCATTGACTCCGAAGACCAGATACATGATCGGCGAGAGAGAGCTACGTCTAATGAAACCTACAGCGATACTCGTAAACACTGCCCGCGGCGCAGTAATAGATACCAACGCGCTCGTAAAGGCGCTAAAGGAGGGATGGATCGCTGGTGCCGGGCTCGACGTATTCGAGCAAGAACCATTACCACCAGACCACCCCTTAACTAAGCTTCCAAACGTCGTACTAGCACCCCACATAGGTAGCGCAACAAGAGAGACCAGAGAGAGAATGACATGCGCAGTACTTGAGAACCTACTAGCCTTCAAACGCGGAGAAGTACCACCAAACCTGGTAAACCCTGAAGTTGTCGAGAAGCGTAAACCAGGCTTCGACTAA
- the ppa gene encoding inorganic diphosphatase, whose protein sequence is MASIHERLGPGEKAPEIVNVFIEIPMGSNVKYEYDEKADVVKVDRFLYTAMVYPFNYGFIPGTLEEDGDPVDVLVITAQPVLPGTVIEARPIGVLVMEDEEGPDSKIVAVPKDKLDPSFKNIKSVDDLPEIIKERIKHFFEHYKELEPGKWVKVREWLGPEEAKRRIKEAIERYRAKS, encoded by the coding sequence ATGGCATCTATACACGAGAGACTAGGGCCTGGCGAGAAAGCCCCAGAAATAGTGAACGTGTTCATAGAGATACCCATGGGTAGCAACGTAAAGTACGAGTATGATGAGAAGGCAGACGTAGTAAAGGTTGACCGCTTCCTGTACACAGCAATGGTTTATCCGTTCAACTACGGCTTTATACCTGGGACACTCGAGGAGGACGGCGATCCGGTAGATGTGCTCGTCATAACTGCACAGCCCGTTCTGCCAGGCACAGTCATAGAAGCACGTCCTATAGGAGTACTGGTAATGGAGGATGAGGAAGGTCCAGACAGCAAGATAGTAGCGGTACCTAAGGATAAGCTGGATCCCAGCTTCAAGAATATAAAGAGCGTGGATGATCTACCTGAGATTATCAAGGAGCGCATTAAGCACTTCTTTGAGCACTATAAGGAGCTAGAGCCCGGCAAGTGGGTTAAAGTGCGAGAGTGGCTAGGCCCCGAAGAGGCTAAACGGAGGATAAAAGAGGCCATTGAGCGTTATAGGGCCAAGAGCTAG
- a CDS encoding damage-control phosphatase ARMT1 family protein, whose amino-acid sequence MHVTPYCVACTLFKRAVELDTRENDNARKLAIYRELLEAVNLYIGPDIEVAELATVSFRRLKTLVGNDSPYEEIIQRNLNKAISRAKSIEESIKDKPLDRKIADALKAASLATGFRPLDTPDKLLTEPPTVVDIAALGSSHKIGRDDTKIVIDKLYEMKKNGGIVYYMFGSVFELPYDSIFIKLLRDELGLGVIGVARSGRYEDYVIANDLEVTGVADLLSEVIDIGSDAATVMRDENEHIYEQLNEASLVVVKGDIQTLYFHNNPPEAPLLFLFAAPCNVVAKLFNVPEKSFNIILR is encoded by the coding sequence TTGCACGTAACACCTTATTGTGTGGCTTGTACACTCTTCAAGAGAGCTGTCGAACTGGATACTCGCGAGAACGATAATGCTAGAAAACTAGCTATATACCGTGAACTCCTTGAGGCTGTAAATCTCTACATAGGTCCAGACATAGAGGTAGCTGAGCTAGCCACGGTCTCGTTTAGGAGGCTCAAGACCCTAGTGGGTAACGACTCCCCATATGAGGAGATAATTCAGCGGAACTTAAACAAGGCTATATCCCGAGCTAAGTCAATTGAAGAGTCTATAAAAGACAAACCTCTTGATAGAAAGATAGCGGATGCTCTAAAGGCGGCTAGTCTTGCCACAGGTTTCCGTCCTCTAGACACTCCCGACAAGTTGCTGACAGAGCCGCCTACAGTAGTAGACATAGCTGCCTTAGGATCATCGCACAAGATAGGGCGAGATGATACAAAGATTGTTATAGATAAGTTATATGAGATGAAGAAGAATGGCGGGATTGTATACTATATGTTCGGGTCTGTATTCGAGCTGCCTTATGATTCTATATTCATTAAGCTTTTGCGGGACGAGCTTGGCCTCGGAGTAATCGGGGTAGCACGTAGTGGAAGATATGAGGATTATGTAATAGCAAATGACCTGGAGGTAACCGGTGTAGCTGACCTTCTGTCGGAGGTCATAGACATAGGGTCGGATGCAGCGACAGTTATGAGGGATGAGAACGAGCATATCTATGAACAGTTAAATGAAGCATCACTGGTAGTAGTCAAGGGTGATATACAGACATTATATTTCCACAATAACCCTCCGGAGGCGCCATTGTTGTTTCTCTTTGCAGCACCATGTAATGTAGTAGCCAAACTGTTCAATGTACCAGAGAAAAGCTTCAATATAATACTACGGTAA
- a CDS encoding TrmH family RNA methyltransferase has product MKVNVIFYHPKNPQNLHDVAALAASIRADLYVIPRPGVDYKLEMLQQKARTRLHIVQSMEETVNAIGEAMYVVLETYGTKYLHEVEFSHERIVVVIGAEDYGIPQHVVEAIPEPKAVAKIPTVVQGMSYNVAASLAIALYEVVRGTQSGKPRNL; this is encoded by the coding sequence GTGAAGGTCAACGTTATCTTCTACCATCCCAAGAACCCCCAAAACCTCCATGACGTGGCGGCTCTGGCTGCATCTATCAGGGCTGACCTCTACGTTATACCCCGGCCTGGCGTAGACTATAAGCTTGAAATGCTTCAGCAAAAAGCACGTACAAGACTACACATAGTCCAGAGTATGGAAGAAACTGTCAATGCTATAGGTGAAGCAATGTATGTAGTATTAGAGACATATGGTACAAAGTATCTGCATGAAGTAGAGTTTAGCCATGAAAGAATAGTAGTCGTGATAGGTGCTGAGGATTACGGTATACCACAACACGTAGTAGAAGCTATACCGGAGCCCAAAGCTGTGGCAAAAATACCCACAGTCGTACAAGGGATGAGCTATAATGTTGCGGCTTCGCTCGCAATTGCATTATATGAAGTAGTGCGTGGAACTCAAAGTGGAAAGCCCCGGAACCTGTGA
- a CDS encoding deoxyuridine 5'-triphosphate nucleotidohydrolase has translation MALPGIYAAASLLTSIVPDQIQPAGIDLRIGEIHVFQEHGFLGVRGRKIPTSKPLEPEGDKWLLKPGYYKIVFMDAIAIPSNAVGMCFPRSSLLRMGVMLGCAVWDPGYRGRGEALLIVGNPHGVEIEVGARVAQLVFIRVYPQLGERYSGIYQGERLAGEKI, from the coding sequence ATGGCGCTTCCTGGAATATATGCCGCTGCATCGCTACTAACCAGCATAGTCCCTGACCAGATACAACCTGCAGGTATAGATCTACGTATAGGAGAGATACATGTTTTTCAAGAGCATGGATTCCTAGGTGTTAGGGGACGCAAGATACCTACCTCGAAGCCCTTAGAGCCGGAGGGCGACAAGTGGCTGCTCAAGCCAGGCTACTACAAGATAGTCTTTATGGATGCTATTGCTATACCTAGTAATGCTGTAGGGATGTGTTTTCCCCGTAGCAGTCTTCTACGTATGGGAGTTATGCTGGGTTGCGCTGTATGGGATCCCGGCTATCGCGGCAGAGGAGAAGCACTGCTAATAGTCGGGAATCCCCATGGAGTAGAGATAGAAGTTGGCGCTAGGGTAGCACAGCTAGTGTTTATACGGGTTTACCCACAGCTTGGTGAGAGATATAGCGGTATCTATCAGGGTGAGAGACTAGCGGGAGAGAAGATCTAA
- a CDS encoding Glu/Leu/Phe/Val family dehydrogenase: protein MSSMDSRRLLVEAEKILHRAVNLLGYDEDTYNALRYPERVIQVKIPVRMEDGRVKVFIGWRSQHNSALGPYKGGIRFHPAVTMEEVIALSMMMTWKNALAELPYGGGKGGVKVDPHMLTKRELEELSRGYIRGIYKYIGPDTDIPAPDVYTNPQIMAWMMDEYYRLTGENKFGVITGKPKLLGGFETRIIATGFGVAVATREIAKKMWGGIEGKTVAIQGYGNVGYYAAKFLHEMGAIIVAVSDSKGGIYYSKGLNPDEIKQIKNKTGSVTNFNKAEKRLTNEELLELNVDVLIPAAIEDVITEENAPRIKAKLIVEGANGPVTAAADEYLSRKGVVIVPDILANAGGVIMSHIEWVDNRTGKWISEDEARRRLEEKMAKSSIALWEFWHRELEPGKHTMRDAAYALAVKRVVEAMQLRGLL from the coding sequence ATGTCCTCTATGGATTCGCGCCGCCTTCTTGTTGAGGCAGAAAAGATTCTCCATCGTGCAGTCAACCTTCTAGGATACGATGAAGATACATATAACGCTTTACGCTATCCAGAACGCGTCATTCAGGTAAAGATACCGGTACGTATGGAAGATGGTAGAGTTAAAGTCTTCATTGGATGGAGGAGTCAGCACAACAGTGCTCTAGGCCCATACAAAGGTGGTATTCGTTTCCACCCGGCTGTAACCATGGAGGAGGTAATAGCGCTGAGCATGATGATGACGTGGAAGAATGCACTAGCAGAGTTACCCTACGGTGGAGGCAAGGGTGGAGTCAAAGTAGACCCTCATATGCTCACAAAGAGAGAGCTTGAAGAGCTATCACGTGGCTACATACGTGGTATATACAAATACATAGGCCCAGACACTGACATACCCGCACCCGATGTCTACACTAATCCACAGATAATGGCATGGATGATGGATGAGTACTACAGGCTTACAGGAGAAAACAAGTTCGGAGTAATAACTGGAAAGCCCAAGCTCCTTGGGGGTTTTGAGACTAGGATAATAGCTACAGGATTCGGTGTAGCCGTAGCAACTAGAGAAATTGCAAAGAAGATGTGGGGAGGAATAGAAGGAAAAACCGTAGCCATACAGGGCTATGGCAACGTCGGCTATTACGCTGCAAAATTCCTCCATGAGATGGGTGCAATAATTGTAGCCGTAAGCGATAGCAAGGGCGGTATATACTACTCAAAAGGCCTCAATCCGGACGAGATAAAGCAGATAAAGAACAAAACCGGATCAGTAACCAACTTCAATAAGGCCGAGAAAAGGCTCACGAATGAAGAGCTCCTAGAACTCAACGTAGATGTATTGATACCAGCAGCCATAGAGGATGTTATAACTGAGGAGAATGCTCCTAGGATAAAGGCTAAGCTCATAGTAGAGGGTGCTAATGGACCAGTCACAGCAGCTGCTGACGAATACCTATCACGCAAGGGCGTCGTCATAGTACCTGACATACTTGCAAACGCGGGTGGTGTCATAATGAGTCACATAGAGTGGGTAGACAATCGCACTGGAAAGTGGATAAGCGAGGACGAAGCACGCCGCAGACTCGAGGAGAAGATGGCTAAAAGTTCCATAGCTCTATGGGAGTTCTGGCATAGAGAGCTCGAGCCAGGAAAACATACGATGAGGGATGCTGCTTACGCATTGGCAGTTAAACGCGTAGTAGAGGCAATGCAGCTTCGCGGCCTTCTTTAA
- a CDS encoding DUF2192 domain-containing protein, with protein sequence MESIEPRKARETQRQRIDAAMEALSKLLRGNVVNRGEAVKLLEEVYKGKAVQPLRGKAWPEDIWDKEMATLYVIAKYALMLDEENPKLFHKLFDYEETLEETANIIREHSVEEARKLALFMLGGNVDDNTVARLLRVIATAVVMGFKSEDELIDLLRKLSKVFPEQERTVRKYARYFIALRVAQAIAAGMIRSRIDKEAFKQALAAKIGLEKIMPDDEYIAFIASTVFEVPRKRLQRILSIGEEKRRKQK encoded by the coding sequence TTGGAGAGCATAGAGCCCCGGAAGGCTAGAGAAACACAGAGGCAGAGAATAGACGCCGCTATGGAGGCTCTTTCGAAGCTTCTCCGCGGAAACGTAGTGAATCGCGGCGAAGCTGTCAAGCTACTGGAGGAGGTGTACAAAGGTAAAGCAGTACAGCCATTGAGGGGCAAAGCATGGCCCGAGGATATATGGGATAAAGAAATGGCCACACTCTATGTTATAGCCAAATATGCCCTCATGCTCGATGAGGAGAACCCCAAGCTCTTCCACAAACTGTTCGACTATGAGGAGACTCTCGAGGAAACTGCTAACATAATCAGGGAGCACTCTGTCGAGGAGGCACGTAAACTTGCGTTATTCATGCTGGGCGGTAATGTTGACGATAACACTGTCGCCCGTCTCTTGAGAGTAATTGCAACAGCTGTGGTAATGGGGTTTAAGAGTGAAGATGAGTTAATAGACTTGTTGCGTAAGCTTAGCAAGGTCTTCCCGGAGCAGGAGCGCACTGTGAGGAAATATGCACGCTACTTCATAGCGCTTAGAGTCGCACAAGCTATAGCCGCTGGCATGATACGGTCACGCATAGATAAGGAGGCGTTCAAACAAGCACTAGCAGCTAAGATAGGACTCGAGAAGATAATGCCCGACGATGAGTACATAGCATTCATAGCATCTACAGTTTTCGAGGTCCCCCGCAAAAGGCTACAAAGGATACTGAGCATAGGGGAAGAAAAAAGAAGAAAGCAGAAGTAG
- the folE gene encoding GTP cyclohydrolase I FolE, with the protein MGIDKEKIEHAVRLILEAIGEDPDREGLRDTPRRVAEMFEEILAGYKDSEEYTWFTETSDLVVVSGIRFYSLCEHHILPFFGVAHVAYLPRGRVIGLSKIVRIVNKYARRLQIQERMTQQIAEEVSRATGSPDVMVVTEAVHLCMAMRGVRTPAPTVVAAVRGAFATRSSLKDEVYRIIEPHRFRGFPL; encoded by the coding sequence ATGGGCATAGACAAGGAAAAGATTGAACATGCTGTAAGACTAATCCTTGAGGCCATCGGGGAAGACCCAGACAGAGAAGGTCTTAGGGATACGCCGAGACGTGTAGCAGAGATGTTCGAGGAGATCCTCGCGGGGTACAAGGATAGCGAAGAGTATACATGGTTCACCGAGACTAGCGATCTCGTTGTAGTCTCTGGTATAAGGTTCTATAGCTTATGTGAACACCATATACTACCATTCTTCGGTGTCGCACATGTAGCCTATCTACCAAGGGGCCGGGTCATAGGACTATCGAAGATCGTGCGCATAGTTAACAAGTACGCGAGAAGGCTACAGATACAGGAACGTATGACACAGCAGATAGCCGAGGAGGTTTCACGCGCAACTGGTTCGCCAGACGTTATGGTGGTGACAGAGGCTGTACACCTTTGCATGGCAATGAGGGGTGTGAGGACGCCAGCACCGACCGTGGTTGCAGCTGTTCGTGGCGCATTTGCGACACGGAGCAGCCTTAAGGACGAGGTCTACAGAATTATAGAGCCTCACAGGTTCCGGGGCTTTCCACTTTGA